One genomic region from Thermoleptolyngbya sichuanensis A183 encodes:
- a CDS encoding cyclic nucleotide-binding domain-containing protein gives MTCLLLEELDSSDLNWLVQAAVYRSVPAETLLVDSDQPSDHVFLILEGMVAIAAPIRQEAIAYSSKKPSSAESGEISWTITTLSQILPGDFASLATILDSRSLPYSVISESPCQVLCIPRAVLLQKLQEDASFASRFYRTVALLMSARNRRLVREFEYQNLPIRRSPLRQSITLFAELQDSDLDWLATVGMVQSLPAQTVLLSTGRSPDALHIVLEGALLLSQPVEMSSLIAQTLAPAENPSAPHQEIARLSRGDLVGEMQLVNAHDLTLCASALRDSQVLSIPRWRLAAKLLHDPSFAARFYRVLATLLTTEYEAMLHQLYAATLGSADERTELMGDRDDLSSRLLTRISLAEARFEWLLKRIQAQQENGRDLQW, from the coding sequence ATGACTTGTTTGTTGCTTGAGGAACTGGATTCCTCAGATTTGAACTGGCTAGTGCAAGCCGCAGTGTATCGCAGCGTTCCCGCAGAAACGCTTTTGGTGGATTCTGATCAGCCGTCCGACCATGTGTTTTTGATTCTCGAAGGCATGGTGGCGATCGCCGCACCGATACGGCAAGAGGCAATCGCCTACTCGTCCAAGAAGCCCTCCTCTGCCGAATCCGGGGAAATATCATGGACAATCACCACCCTTTCGCAAATCCTGCCGGGTGACTTTGCCAGTCTCGCTACGATTCTAGATTCCAGATCGCTTCCTTACTCAGTCATTTCTGAGTCCCCGTGCCAGGTTCTTTGCATTCCGCGTGCCGTGCTGCTACAAAAGCTCCAGGAAGACGCAAGCTTTGCGTCCCGGTTTTATCGAACCGTTGCGCTGCTGATGTCGGCTCGAAATCGGCGGCTGGTGCGCGAGTTCGAGTATCAAAACCTTCCCATCCGGCGATCGCCCTTGCGACAATCCATTACCTTATTTGCCGAATTGCAGGATAGCGATCTGGACTGGCTGGCAACGGTGGGAATGGTTCAATCCCTGCCAGCGCAGACGGTGCTGCTGTCTACGGGGCGATCGCCCGATGCGTTGCATATTGTCCTGGAGGGAGCGCTGCTGCTGAGCCAGCCTGTCGAAATGTCTAGCCTGATTGCCCAAACGCTTGCACCTGCTGAAAATCCCTCTGCACCCCATCAAGAAATTGCACGGCTGTCGCGGGGCGATCTGGTGGGCGAGATGCAGTTGGTCAATGCCCATGACCTAACGCTCTGTGCCAGCGCTCTGCGCGATTCGCAGGTGTTGTCGATTCCGCGCTGGCGACTGGCGGCAAAACTGCTGCACGATCCTAGCTTTGCTGCGCGGTTTTACCGGGTGCTGGCAACATTACTTACTACGGAATATGAGGCAATGCTGCATCAGCTTTATGCCGCAACCCTGGGTTCCGCAGACGAAAGGACAGAACTGATGGGCGATCGCGACGATTTGAGTAGCCGTTTACTGACCCGCATTTCTCTTGCCGAAGCGCGGTTTGAGTGGCTGCTCAAGCGAATCCAGGCGCAACAAGAAAACGGGAGGGACTTGCAATGGTAA
- a CDS encoding CTB family bacteriocin gives MESMQTERFTATYIEEIPPSDLAMTELSEADLDECAGGLSLGDFSSLMDGSSSFFGQERLSLGQATFAGPNGSGTISTLDFERTISGANRFTSLGK, from the coding sequence ATGGAATCGATGCAAACCGAACGGTTCACTGCAACCTATATCGAGGAGATTCCCCCCAGCGACCTGGCCATGACCGAACTTTCTGAGGCTGATCTGGATGAGTGCGCGGGCGGTCTGAGCCTGGGCGATTTCAGCAGCCTAATGGACGGGTCATCCAGTTTCTTTGGGCAAGAACGGCTGTCTCTGGGCCAGGCGACCTTTGCGGGCCCAAATGGTAGCGGCACGATTTCGACCCTCGACTTCGAGCGCACGATTTCTGGCGCAAATCGATTCACGTCCCTCGGTAAATAG
- a CDS encoding NHLP family bacteriocin export ABC transporter peptidase/permease/ATPase subunit: MEAVECGAASLAMILAYHGAIASLAELRQACGISRDGSKASNLLNAARSYGLDAKGFKLDLAGLQRLRPPFIVYWNFNHFLVVQGFHRQRVYLNDPATGPRTVSLDEFSEAFTGVVLTFAPGAEFQKGGQKPSVLRALKQRLRGSVGSLMFCVAVGFLLVLPGLAMPAFSQVFVDEVLLQGRQDWLRPLVFVMLFTAAVTGLLTRLQLQLLRRLRVKLAMGMSSRFLWHLLYLPVSFYDQRFAGEISSRVQLNDRLAGLLSGQLATTVISAVMVIFYGLVMWQYDSILTLIGVAFVCINLLALQAVSRFRTDTNLRLMQEQGKVNGVAMSGLQSIETLKASGLESDFFTRWAGYYAKLLNARQDMDSLNQKLGVLPTFLTSLSTMLLLVVGGFRVMEGYLSIGMLVAFQSLIQQFMQPVSQLIRLGGDFQDLEGTLTRLDDVLQNPKDPLLEQHMTPTYNSPAMSHATPASEQTHSLAASPALTKLEGYLDIHNLTFGYSRTAPPLIENFCLSLQPGQRVALVGGSGSGKSTIAKLVCGLYQPWAGEIYFDGQPRQGLPRSVLANSLAMIEQEVLLFAGSVRDNLTLWDTTLSDQQLIQACRDAAVHDIILSMPGGYGAELSEGATNLSGGQRQRLEIARALVSNPSILVMDEATSALDTETERIIDYNLRLRGCTCLIVAHRLSTIRDCDEIIVLERGKVVQRGSHDQLKTQEGPYLQLIRSEGGSIE; encoded by the coding sequence ATGGAGGCGGTGGAATGCGGAGCCGCATCGCTAGCGATGATTTTGGCCTATCACGGGGCGATCGCCTCTCTTGCAGAATTACGTCAAGCCTGTGGCATCTCTCGCGACGGCAGCAAAGCCTCGAACTTACTCAACGCCGCCCGCAGCTATGGGCTGGATGCAAAAGGCTTCAAGCTAGATCTTGCCGGACTGCAACGGTTGAGGCCACCGTTTATCGTCTACTGGAATTTCAACCATTTTTTGGTCGTGCAAGGGTTCCATCGCCAGCGGGTCTATTTGAACGATCCGGCAACGGGCCCGCGCACTGTTTCTTTGGACGAATTCAGCGAAGCGTTTACGGGCGTAGTGCTGACCTTTGCGCCGGGTGCTGAGTTTCAAAAAGGTGGACAAAAACCAAGCGTGTTGCGGGCGCTGAAGCAGCGGCTGCGGGGTTCCGTCGGTTCGCTGATGTTCTGTGTTGCCGTAGGATTTTTGCTGGTGTTGCCTGGGCTAGCAATGCCCGCCTTCTCTCAAGTGTTTGTGGACGAGGTGCTGCTGCAAGGACGACAGGACTGGCTGCGTCCGCTGGTGTTCGTGATGCTATTCACTGCGGCGGTCACCGGGCTGCTCACACGCTTGCAACTTCAGCTACTCCGTCGTTTGCGAGTCAAGCTGGCAATGGGGATGTCCAGCCGTTTTCTCTGGCATCTGCTTTACCTTCCGGTTAGCTTTTATGATCAGCGCTTTGCGGGTGAAATCAGCAGCCGCGTTCAGCTAAACGATCGTCTGGCAGGCTTGCTGTCGGGTCAGCTTGCAACGACGGTAATCTCTGCGGTCATGGTCATCTTCTATGGACTGGTCATGTGGCAGTATGACAGTATCCTCACGCTAATCGGAGTCGCATTCGTTTGTATTAACCTGCTGGCATTACAGGCGGTATCTCGCTTCCGTACCGATACCAATCTCCGGCTGATGCAGGAACAGGGCAAGGTAAACGGCGTGGCAATGTCTGGCTTGCAAAGTATCGAAACGCTCAAGGCATCCGGTCTAGAATCAGACTTTTTCACGCGCTGGGCCGGCTACTATGCCAAGCTACTGAATGCGCGTCAGGACATGGATAGCCTCAATCAAAAACTCGGCGTGTTGCCCACGTTTCTGACCAGCCTCAGCACCATGCTGTTGCTCGTTGTCGGTGGTTTCCGCGTTATGGAGGGCTACCTCAGCATCGGGATGCTGGTGGCGTTTCAATCCCTGATTCAGCAGTTCATGCAGCCTGTCAGTCAACTGATTCGGCTGGGCGGCGATTTTCAAGATTTGGAAGGGACGCTGACCCGCCTAGATGATGTTTTGCAGAATCCCAAAGATCCGCTTTTAGAACAGCACATGACACCCACCTACAACTCACCTGCCATGTCTCACGCCACTCCTGCTTCGGAACAGACCCATTCTCTCGCCGCCTCTCCCGCCCTCACCAAACTTGAAGGCTATCTAGACATTCACAACCTCACCTTTGGCTATAGCCGCACTGCACCGCCGCTGATTGAAAACTTCTGTTTGTCGCTCCAGCCCGGTCAGCGGGTTGCGCTAGTGGGCGGCAGTGGTTCCGGCAAATCGACGATTGCTAAACTGGTGTGCGGACTCTATCAGCCCTGGGCGGGCGAGATTTACTTTGACGGACAGCCGCGCCAGGGACTTCCGCGTTCTGTGCTGGCAAATTCCCTGGCAATGATTGAGCAAGAGGTGCTGCTGTTTGCAGGCAGCGTGCGCGACAACCTGACCCTGTGGGACACAACGCTTTCCGATCAACAGTTGATTCAAGCCTGTCGGGATGCTGCGGTACACGACATTATCTTATCCATGCCAGGGGGCTATGGGGCGGAACTGTCGGAAGGCGCAACGAACCTCAGCGGCGGACAGCGGCAGCGTTTGGAAATTGCGCGGGCGCTGGTTAGCAATCCTTCAATTCTGGTTATGGACGAGGCGACAAGCGCCCTAGACACAGAAACGGAACGCATCATTGATTACAACCTGCGGCTACGCGGATGCACCTGTCTCATCGTGGCGCACCGCCTCAGCACCATTCGAGACTGTGATGAAATCATTGTGCTGGAACGCGGAAAAGTGGTTCAGCGAGGCAGCCACGATCAACTTAAGACGCAGGAAGGGCCCTATCTCCAGCTCATTCGCAGCGAAGGCGGCTCGATTGAATAA
- a CDS encoding NHLP bacteriocin system secretion protein has product MQVVSPKRWLSLLALGTIVIGGAVWSVLGRIPITVPGQGVLVPLPVAQLGPDQWRVDPSQIIRVQVPTSGRLLTLPVRMGDRVQPGDVLATVDQSELKQQLQLSREKLAQLQRQDEEARTAQLQRDRFEQAAIAQQRQALQQSLRTVQSLTPVIREKGIEAIQQERIALEQRLQALRDQLPTYEQRWQARQTAHEEGALSRDMVLQAEQEYLNARAQLNQAESQLKQLDVKEADAQREYLRSENQSNELQTQIKNLETQAAARREQNLIANTARQKEIQETQRAIAQLELQLQKNSEITSPYDGQVLEVSAKPGERIEAGASILTLSAQGDATPLVGVMFLPVSEGKKIMPGMAVQLTPTTVKREEYGGIQGRVFEVSKFPLTRAGAASLVGNPDILPALMNEQPHLAVFVRLETRESGRQSDDTLQYVWSSSNGPRQAITAGTTATGRITTEARSPISYVLPIFKSLTGMN; this is encoded by the coding sequence GTGCAGGTTGTCAGTCCCAAGCGCTGGCTGTCCTTACTCGCGCTGGGTACGATTGTAATCGGCGGTGCGGTCTGGAGCGTGCTGGGTCGCATTCCCATTACTGTTCCAGGACAGGGGGTTTTAGTGCCCCTTCCCGTTGCCCAGTTAGGGCCCGATCAATGGCGCGTTGATCCGAGTCAAATCATTCGCGTTCAGGTTCCCACGTCTGGGCGCTTGCTGACGCTGCCTGTGCGAATGGGCGATCGCGTCCAGCCCGGTGACGTACTGGCAACGGTGGATCAGTCGGAACTCAAGCAGCAGTTGCAGCTTTCGCGAGAAAAGCTGGCCCAGCTTCAGCGGCAGGATGAGGAAGCCCGCACCGCCCAACTTCAGCGCGATCGCTTTGAACAGGCGGCGATCGCCCAACAGCGGCAAGCACTCCAGCAGAGTCTACGCACGGTGCAATCCCTCACGCCCGTCATCCGCGAAAAGGGCATCGAAGCCATTCAGCAGGAGCGGATTGCGCTAGAACAGCGGCTCCAAGCCCTGCGCGACCAGTTGCCCACCTACGAACAGCGTTGGCAAGCCCGCCAAACAGCCCACGAAGAAGGCGCACTGTCTCGCGATATGGTGCTGCAAGCAGAGCAGGAATACCTCAACGCCCGCGCCCAGCTAAATCAGGCAGAATCCCAACTCAAGCAGCTTGACGTAAAGGAAGCCGATGCCCAACGTGAGTATCTCCGCAGCGAAAACCAGAGTAATGAGTTGCAGACGCAGATCAAGAACCTGGAAACCCAAGCGGCAGCGCGACGAGAGCAGAATTTAATCGCCAATACGGCGCGGCAAAAGGAGATCCAGGAAACCCAGCGGGCGATCGCCCAGCTAGAGCTACAGCTTCAGAAAAACAGCGAAATCACCAGTCCCTACGACGGGCAGGTGCTAGAAGTCTCTGCCAAACCAGGCGAGCGGATAGAGGCGGGCGCAAGCATCCTCACGCTGTCGGCTCAGGGCGATGCTACGCCGCTGGTTGGGGTGATGTTCTTACCCGTCAGCGAAGGTAAGAAAATTATGCCAGGGATGGCCGTACAGCTTACGCCTACCACCGTTAAGCGGGAAGAGTATGGCGGCATTCAAGGGCGGGTATTTGAAGTCTCCAAGTTTCCGCTGACCCGGGCCGGAGCCGCCAGTCTGGTCGGCAATCCCGATATCTTACCTGCCTTGATGAATGAGCAGCCCCATCTGGCTGTTTTCGTGCGGCTGGAAACCCGCGAATCGGGGCGGCAGTCTGACGACACGCTCCAGTATGTCTGGTCGTCTTCTAACGGGCCGCGCCAGGCGATCACAGCAGGCACAACGGCGACTGGGCGCATCACCACCGAAGCGCGATCGCCCATTTCCTACGTGCTGCCCATTTTCAAATCGCTGACGGGGATGAACTAG
- a CDS encoding DUF4278 domain-containing protein: protein MNLTYRGTEYIASNQLPTTSQSFNGCYRGAEMTMHSPSKLPAQVFVNLTYRGAQYRAEAKPSFVPENVLAI from the coding sequence ATGAATCTGACCTACCGTGGCACCGAATACATCGCCAGCAACCAACTGCCCACTACCAGCCAAAGCTTCAACGGATGCTATCGCGGCGCAGAGATGACGATGCACTCCCCCTCTAAACTGCCTGCACAGGTGTTTGTAAATCTGACCTATCGCGGCGCACAATATCGTGCCGAAGCAAAGCCCAGCTTTGTTCCTGAGAACGTTCTGGCTATCTAA
- a CDS encoding metal ABC transporter solute-binding protein, Zn/Mn family, producing MTPAKATWQHASSAIRYVSPKRISIVVASAIALGLGSCTTASTSNNAESQPPTAADTPELRVVTTFIPMTQFTKAVAGDRAEVTQLLPTNVGPHDYQARPEDAQRIAQADVLVKNGLEMESFLDSLIENAGNSDLKVIDSSAGIATITTESIEGEAHDYGHSHSHDHAHAHDHAEEAASQPTAHRHNHGEFNPHIWLDPKRAIQQVETIRDGLIAADPDGQAVYTANAAAYIQQLQALDEEIAQQLQPFANKTFVAFHDFAPYFAESYGLKAEFLVDVPDVNPSPQDVKRVMDTVKASNLKTLLTEPQSGEDAFAAIAQDLDVNISTFDPMETGGPEALQPDYYIATMRQNVKALVSAFTDGSTQSVLPHWTIQKTSAVLPQRVSLRF from the coding sequence ATGACCCCTGCCAAAGCAACCTGGCAACACGCAAGCTCAGCCATTCGCTATGTCTCTCCAAAACGCATTTCCATTGTTGTTGCGTCAGCGATCGCCCTCGGTTTGGGCAGTTGCACCACTGCTTCCACCAGCAACAATGCCGAATCTCAGCCGCCGACAGCCGCCGATACGCCAGAACTCCGGGTCGTCACTACGTTTATCCCAATGACCCAGTTCACAAAGGCCGTGGCGGGCGATCGCGCTGAGGTCACCCAACTGCTGCCCACCAATGTTGGCCCGCACGACTATCAAGCCCGCCCCGAAGATGCCCAGCGGATTGCCCAGGCCGATGTGTTGGTGAAAAACGGTCTGGAAATGGAGTCATTTTTGGACAGCCTGATTGAAAATGCAGGAAATTCAGATCTGAAAGTGATTGACTCCAGCGCTGGCATTGCCACAATTACGACTGAATCTATTGAAGGAGAGGCGCACGATTACGGGCACAGCCATAGTCATGATCACGCTCATGCTCATGATCACGCTGAAGAAGCAGCAAGCCAACCAACCGCCCATCGCCACAATCACGGTGAGTTTAACCCGCACATCTGGCTCGATCCGAAGCGGGCAATTCAACAGGTTGAAACTATTCGCGATGGGCTGATTGCGGCCGATCCCGATGGGCAAGCTGTTTACACCGCCAATGCAGCCGCCTACATTCAGCAATTGCAAGCGTTGGATGAGGAGATTGCTCAACAGCTCCAGCCGTTTGCCAACAAAACGTTTGTTGCCTTTCATGACTTTGCGCCTTACTTTGCCGAAAGCTATGGGCTAAAGGCTGAGTTTCTAGTGGATGTGCCCGATGTCAACCCATCGCCCCAAGACGTGAAGCGCGTCATGGATACGGTAAAAGCCAGTAATCTAAAAACGCTGCTGACGGAGCCTCAAAGTGGAGAAGATGCGTTTGCGGCGATCGCCCAAGACCTGGACGTGAATATCAGCACCTTTGACCCTATGGAAACAGGTGGCCCCGAAGCCTTGCAGCCGGACTACTACATCGCCACCATGCGGCAGAACGTGAAGGCGCTGGTGTCTGCGTTTACAGACGGATCAACGCAATCGGTCTTGCCACACTGGACGATTCAGAAAACCAGCGCTGTGTTGCCGCAGCGAGTCAGTCTGAGGTTCTAG